In one Niallia taxi genomic region, the following are encoded:
- a CDS encoding DEAD/DEAH box helicase, translated as MSGLLEGYYDKAVEKTKTLIIEDIERYLQEKDKLPSYEQYLRERGEFIQHIWLNTWINMAGSESSGREKKDYLEEKGIDTEGLTKKMIKQLFRQESRDVKPYNFEGWLDSLYARKEEEWQAFYANVRAKYLEWKENAEIREKNRKLNSKFAYNIEQILGEHYEDLYVYVRYLIGCHLEIEIEGNGIVLSSDDVSFEEYLYNELDMPYNQFYFVEDRTAAYEDMIAAYLDDFGPNWLKQNLPQHLLEEYQQVTNKPVHLTYLREIAADFSRDIASDFFADLLEERLEDLTKLIDVPFDLEHHRNIYIKDRTTREQREREDREEKRKRKEKEKKMLEDIFGSEYSPPAGRDIQYKLHVGETNTGKTFQAIQRMKEAASGLYLAPLRLLALEIYERLNRDGVPCSLITGEEEKLEEGGNHLSCTVEMLREKDFYEVVVIDEAQMIADKDRGFSWYRAITKANAKEVHIICSFHAKTMIIDLLGDSDVEVKEYERETPLQVETASFKLNDTRKGDALVCFSRRGVLETASQIQKMGRQTSMIYGSMPPETRKKQMHRFINGETSVIVCTDAIGMGLNLPIKRVVFLENDKFDGTKRRTLTSQEVKQIAGRAGRRGLYEVGKVAFASETKMMKGLLEKKDEEIHGFTIAPTSAVLKRFQKYSSSLSLFFYLWENFKNPEGTKKATLADEMLLYDIIKDTMVEARFSMDDLFAFLRLPFSANEPLLRAQWKAKMLSIVEDSELPEPVINKSSLEELELSYKSVGLHLLFLYKIGKTTEAHYWERIREEISDLIHEQLKSGVKLRRNVCENCGKELPHRFKHKICNECFFIR; from the coding sequence ATGAGCGGACTACTAGAGGGATATTACGACAAAGCAGTAGAAAAGACAAAAACATTGATAATAGAAGATATTGAAAGATATTTGCAGGAAAAAGACAAGCTTCCATCCTATGAGCAATATTTGCGTGAAAGAGGAGAGTTTATTCAACATATATGGTTAAATACATGGATTAACATGGCTGGAAGTGAGTCATCAGGGAGAGAGAAAAAGGATTATCTTGAAGAAAAGGGCATAGATACAGAAGGTTTAACAAAGAAAATGATTAAGCAGCTGTTCAGGCAGGAATCAAGAGACGTAAAGCCATATAATTTTGAAGGATGGCTGGACAGTCTTTATGCAAGGAAAGAGGAAGAATGGCAGGCTTTTTATGCAAATGTTAGAGCTAAATATCTTGAATGGAAAGAAAATGCAGAAATTCGTGAAAAAAACCGAAAGCTTAACAGTAAGTTTGCTTATAATATCGAGCAGATTTTAGGAGAACATTACGAGGATCTATATGTATATGTGCGTTATTTAATCGGTTGTCATTTGGAGATAGAAATAGAGGGGAATGGCATTGTTTTATCATCAGATGATGTTTCATTTGAGGAGTATTTATATAATGAGTTAGATATGCCTTATAATCAGTTTTATTTTGTGGAGGACAGGACAGCGGCATATGAAGATATGATTGCTGCTTACTTAGATGATTTTGGACCAAATTGGCTTAAACAAAATTTGCCACAGCATTTGTTGGAGGAATATCAGCAGGTCACAAATAAGCCTGTACACTTAACCTACTTAAGAGAAATTGCCGCAGATTTTAGTCGGGATATTGCTTCAGACTTTTTCGCTGATCTTCTTGAGGAAAGGCTTGAGGATCTTACAAAATTAATTGATGTTCCCTTTGATTTAGAACATCATCGTAATATTTATATAAAAGACAGGACAACGAGAGAGCAGCGCGAACGAGAAGATAGAGAAGAGAAAAGAAAGCGCAAAGAGAAGGAAAAAAAGATGCTCGAGGATATATTCGGATCTGAATATAGCCCACCTGCTGGCCGGGACATTCAATATAAGCTGCATGTTGGAGAAACAAATACTGGAAAAACCTTTCAAGCGATACAAAGGATGAAGGAGGCGGCCAGCGGTCTGTATCTTGCACCATTGAGATTGTTAGCACTGGAAATATATGAGAGGCTCAACAGAGATGGTGTGCCTTGTTCTTTAATTACAGGAGAAGAGGAAAAGCTGGAAGAGGGTGGAAACCACCTTTCATGTACAGTCGAAATGCTTCGAGAGAAGGATTTTTATGAAGTAGTAGTTATTGATGAGGCCCAAATGATCGCTGATAAGGACAGGGGCTTTTCCTGGTACAGAGCAATTACTAAGGCTAATGCAAAGGAAGTTCATATTATCTGCAGCTTTCATGCGAAAACGATGATAATAGATCTGCTAGGCGATTCTGATGTAGAAGTGAAGGAGTATGAAAGGGAAACGCCGTTACAAGTAGAAACAGCTTCATTCAAGTTAAATGACACACGAAAAGGCGATGCCCTTGTCTGCTTCTCAAGAAGAGGCGTTCTTGAAACTGCATCGCAGATTCAAAAGATGGGAAGACAGACGAGCATGATATATGGAAGCATGCCGCCTGAAACGAGAAAAAAACAGATGCATCGCTTTATCAATGGAGAAACGTCTGTTATTGTTTGTACGGATGCAATTGGAATGGGGTTAAATCTCCCAATCAAACGGGTGGTTTTTTTGGAAAATGATAAATTTGATGGTACGAAACGAAGAACCCTTACTTCTCAAGAGGTCAAACAAATTGCAGGAAGGGCAGGCAGAAGAGGTCTATACGAAGTAGGGAAAGTAGCCTTTGCGAGTGAGACTAAGATGATGAAGGGCTTGCTGGAGAAAAAAGACGAGGAAATCCATGGCTTCACAATCGCCCCGACATCTGCAGTTTTAAAAAGATTTCAAAAGTATTCAAGCAGTTTAAGTTTGTTTTTCTACCTATGGGAGAACTTTAAAAATCCAGAAGGAACGAAAAAGGCAACCTTAGCAGATGAAATGCTATTATACGATATAATCAAGGATACTATGGTGGAAGCAAGGTTTTCAATGGATGATCTATTTGCCTTTTTGCGGCTTCCATTTTCTGCGAACGAGCCTTTGCTAAGAGCACAGTGGAAAGCGAAGATGCTGTCTATTGTTGAAGATAGTGAATTGCCAGAGCCGGTCATTAATAAGTCCAGTTTAGAGGAGTTGGAATTGTCCTACAAATCAGTTGGTCTCCATTTGCTCTTTTTATATAAGATAGGAAAAACAACGGAGGCCCATTATTGGGAAAGAATACGGGAGGAGATAAGCGATCTTATCCATGAGCAATTAAAATCTGGGGTAAAATTGCGCCGTAATGTATGTGAAAATTGTGGGAAGGAGCTCCCGCATCGCTTTAAGCATAAGATATGTAATGAATGTTTTTTCATAAGATAA
- a CDS encoding NAD(P)/FAD-dependent oxidoreductase encodes MSLEALNERVKTDLSYINFGGTDWIQPRSHTDGHVYDAIIVGGGQSGLGIAFGLLRERISNILVIDENPEGYEGPWDTYARMVTLRTPKHLTSIDLGVPSLTFRAWWEAQVGLQGWEQLDKIPRGSWMDYLRWYRNILNLPVINNTKLQHIEPLNEGLHCLHVCNNGATKEKLLARKVILATGIQGGGEWHVPRFISESLPKSLYSHTSESIDFNKLKGKKLAILGGGASAFDNANYALSKGASEVHVFVRRKELPRINPIRQMEVSGMIERFPAFSDEEKYASMAHFFKHNQPPTNDIFERASNWPGFRLHLGAPWLHVEEDQGRASVTTPYEKDSFDFLIVSTGLITDPALRPELKSVEKYIARWKDYYKAPDDIANSLIDAHPYLSNGFSFISKDKAGEAMLYGLFSFNYSALISCGLAASALSGMRYGIPRIVTAIADQLFLDDRSEKLHDFLSYHVEEFVGEWPRKESASPMK; translated from the coding sequence ATGAGCTTAGAGGCTTTAAATGAACGAGTGAAAACAGACCTATCTTATATAAACTTTGGTGGAACAGATTGGATACAACCTCGTTCTCATACAGATGGGCATGTATATGATGCAATCATTGTTGGCGGTGGACAATCTGGCTTAGGAATTGCATTTGGTCTTTTGCGGGAACGTATCAGCAATATTCTTGTCATCGATGAAAATCCGGAAGGCTATGAAGGACCTTGGGATACTTATGCAAGAATGGTTACATTGCGCACACCTAAACATCTAACATCAATAGACCTTGGCGTTCCTTCCTTAACCTTCCGTGCTTGGTGGGAAGCACAGGTTGGATTACAAGGATGGGAGCAGCTAGATAAAATACCACGAGGAAGCTGGATGGATTACTTACGCTGGTATCGTAATATTTTAAATTTGCCTGTCATTAATAACACAAAACTTCAGCACATTGAACCACTTAATGAAGGTCTTCATTGTCTTCATGTTTGTAATAATGGAGCTACTAAAGAAAAGCTTTTAGCACGAAAGGTTATCCTTGCAACAGGAATTCAAGGAGGAGGTGAATGGCATGTTCCTCGCTTCATTTCAGAGTCTTTACCGAAAAGCCTTTACTCCCATACTTCCGAATCCATCGATTTCAATAAGCTCAAAGGAAAAAAACTTGCCATTTTAGGAGGAGGTGCATCAGCCTTCGATAATGCTAACTATGCACTTTCAAAAGGGGCAAGTGAAGTGCATGTATTCGTTCGCAGAAAGGAGCTGCCGCGCATTAATCCAATTAGACAAATGGAAGTGTCAGGCATGATTGAACGCTTTCCCGCCTTTTCTGATGAAGAAAAATATGCTAGTATGGCACATTTTTTCAAACATAATCAGCCTCCTACTAATGACATTTTTGAAAGAGCCAGCAATTGGCCAGGTTTCCGTCTTCATTTAGGGGCTCCTTGGCTGCATGTTGAAGAAGACCAGGGACGTGCTAGTGTAACCACACCGTATGAAAAGGACAGCTTTGACTTCTTAATAGTTAGTACTGGATTAATCACTGATCCTGCCCTACGGCCCGAGCTGAAATCAGTAGAAAAGTATATCGCTCGCTGGAAGGATTACTACAAAGCACCTGATGATATTGCTAATTCTTTAATTGATGCACATCCTTATCTCTCTAACGGTTTTTCCTTTATAAGTAAGGACAAAGCTGGAGAAGCAATGCTTTACGGTCTTTTTTCTTTTAATTATTCTGCTCTCATCAGCTGTGGTTTGGCTGCATCCGCTCTTTCTGGCATGCGCTATGGCATACCAAGAATTGTCACAGCTATAGCGGATCAGTTGTTTTTAGATGACCGAAGTGAGAAGCTCCATGATTTCTTATCTTATCATGTGGAAGAATTTGTAGGGGAATGGCCAAGAAAGGAGTCAGCCTCTCCAATGAAATAA